A genomic region of Roseateles amylovorans contains the following coding sequences:
- the pgsA gene encoding CDP-diacylglycerol--glycerol-3-phosphate 3-phosphatidyltransferase produces MFLTLPTLLTWARIVAIPLIVGVFHLQMSPAHQNLLATVLFITVALTDWADGYLARKLNQTSSFGAFLDPVADKFLVCAALLVLLEQQRVDALVALVIVGREIAISALREWMAQIGASRSVAVHMLGKLKTTVQMVAIPFLLYDGVLFGWVNTRLWGTWLIYLAAVLTIWSMVYYLQKALPEIRAKVR; encoded by the coding sequence ATGTTTCTGACGCTGCCTACCTTGCTGACCTGGGCCCGCATCGTGGCCATCCCGCTGATCGTCGGGGTGTTCCATCTGCAGATGTCCCCCGCCCATCAGAACCTGCTGGCCACGGTGTTGTTCATCACTGTCGCGCTGACCGACTGGGCGGACGGTTATCTGGCACGCAAGCTCAACCAGACCTCGTCCTTCGGCGCCTTCCTGGATCCGGTGGCGGACAAGTTCCTGGTGTGTGCCGCGCTGCTGGTGTTGCTGGAGCAGCAGCGCGTCGATGCGCTGGTGGCGCTGGTGATCGTGGGGCGCGAGATCGCGATCTCTGCGCTGCGCGAATGGATGGCGCAGATCGGTGCGTCGCGGTCGGTGGCGGTCCACATGCTGGGCAAGCTCAAGACCACGGTGCAGATGGTGGCCATCCCGTTCCTGCTGTATGACGGCGTGCTGTTCGGTTGGGTGAACACCCGGCTGTGGGGCACCTGGCTGATCTACCTCGCCGCGGTGCTGACCATCTGGTCGATGGTGTACTACCTGCAGAAGGCGCTGCCCGAGATCCGGGCAAAGGTGCGCTGA
- a CDS encoding protein-L-isoaspartate(D-aspartate) O-methyltransferase: MSDLPPRGKRFPLSLDQLGAPKAAGASDAREPLKPQRHWQQAAAIKARQVPPSGLGLDSVGVRQRMVQRLRRDGLSDERVLQALATVPRHAFVDTALATQAYEDTSLPIGHGQTISKPSVVGRMMALMLAAPGAQQRGDLGKVLEIGTGCGYQAALLMQVARQVVSIERLRPLHDKARTHLAGHPQIRLVYGDGMLGHPAAAPYDSIIAAAGGDDIPPAWLDQLAPGGRLVAPMTAPSGRGQVLVLIDHVCDAQGSRFVRSLHEAVLFVPLKSGVM, translated from the coding sequence ATGAGCGACCTGCCGCCGCGCGGCAAGCGCTTCCCGCTCTCGTTGGACCAGCTCGGCGCGCCAAAGGCCGCCGGGGCCAGCGATGCGCGCGAGCCGCTCAAGCCTCAGCGGCATTGGCAGCAGGCCGCGGCCATCAAGGCGCGCCAGGTGCCGCCCAGCGGGCTCGGTCTGGACTCGGTGGGCGTGCGTCAGCGCATGGTGCAGCGGTTGCGCCGCGACGGTCTGAGTGACGAGCGGGTGCTGCAGGCGCTGGCCACCGTGCCTCGGCATGCCTTCGTGGACACGGCGCTGGCCACCCAGGCCTATGAGGACACCAGCCTGCCGATCGGCCACGGGCAGACGATCTCCAAACCGTCGGTGGTAGGACGGATGATGGCGCTGATGCTGGCCGCACCGGGGGCGCAGCAGCGCGGCGATCTGGGCAAGGTGCTGGAGATCGGCACCGGCTGCGGCTACCAGGCGGCGCTGCTGATGCAGGTGGCGCGGCAGGTGGTGTCGATCGAACGCCTGCGCCCGTTGCACGACAAGGCCCGCACCCATCTCGCCGGTCATCCGCAGATCCGGCTGGTGTATGGCGACGGCATGCTCGGCCATCCCGCAGCGGCGCCCTACGACAGCATCATCGCCGCCGCCGGTGGCGATGACATTCCACCCGCCTGGCTCGATCAGCTCGCCCCAGGCGGCCGGTTGGTCGCACCGATGACGGCCCCGAGCGGGCGCGGTCAGGTGCTGGTGTTGATCGATCATGTTTGCGACGCACAAGGCTCGCGTTTTGTGCGCAGCCTGCATGAAGCGGTCCTCTTCGTGCCCCTAAAATCGGGCGTCATGTAG
- a CDS encoding NADPH:quinone oxidoreductase family protein, giving the protein MNAWLCENPTGVDALQWKELPTPTPGPGQLRVAIQAASLNFPDLLIIQNKYQMKPPLPFVPGTEFAGIVEAVGDGVTGFKVGDSVAAFTGTGGFATHALVPAALALPLPAGFPFEDASAFICTYATSHHALIDRAALQAGETVLVLGAAGGVGTAAIQVAKAAGARVIAAASTDEKCEKCLALGADATINYTTTPLRDALKTLTEGKGPDVILDPVGGDMAEAAFRSIAWRGRYLVVGFAQGGIPSLPLNLTLLKGASLVGVFWGEFAKREPQRNAAMMGALAQWYAAGKIKPVIDQVLPMQDLPKAFARMSSRQVVGKLVVVNS; this is encoded by the coding sequence ATGAACGCCTGGCTGTGCGAGAACCCCACAGGGGTCGATGCGTTGCAATGGAAGGAACTGCCGACACCCACACCCGGCCCCGGTCAGTTGCGGGTGGCCATCCAGGCGGCCAGCCTCAATTTCCCGGACCTGCTGATCATCCAGAACAAATACCAGATGAAGCCGCCGCTGCCCTTCGTGCCGGGCACCGAGTTCGCCGGCATCGTCGAGGCGGTCGGCGACGGGGTGACGGGCTTCAAGGTGGGCGATTCAGTGGCGGCCTTTACCGGCACCGGGGGGTTTGCCACCCACGCCTTGGTGCCGGCCGCACTGGCCCTGCCGCTGCCGGCGGGATTTCCGTTCGAGGACGCCTCGGCCTTCATCTGCACCTATGCGACCAGTCATCACGCACTGATCGATCGAGCGGCCCTGCAGGCGGGCGAGACGGTGCTGGTGCTGGGTGCGGCAGGCGGCGTCGGCACGGCGGCAATCCAGGTCGCCAAGGCGGCTGGCGCACGGGTGATCGCAGCCGCCTCCACCGACGAGAAATGCGAGAAATGCCTGGCCCTGGGCGCCGACGCCACCATCAACTACACCACCACGCCGCTGCGCGATGCGCTCAAGACCCTGACCGAGGGCAAAGGTCCGGACGTGATCCTTGACCCTGTTGGCGGCGACATGGCGGAAGCCGCTTTCCGCTCCATCGCCTGGCGCGGACGCTACCTGGTCGTCGGCTTCGCGCAGGGCGGAATTCCGTCGCTGCCGCTGAACCTGACGCTGCTCAAGGGGGCCTCGCTGGTGGGGGTGTTCTGGGGGGAATTCGCCAAGCGGGAACCGCAGCGCAATGCCGCGATGATGGGCGCGTTGGCCCAGTGGTATGCCGCTGGCAAGATCAAGCCGGTCATCGATCAGGTGCTGCCGATGCAGGACCTGCCAAAGGCGTTTGCGCGGATGAGCTCCCGCCAGGTGGTGGGCAAACTGGTCGTGGTCAATTCCTGA
- a CDS encoding LuxR C-terminal-related transcriptional regulator encodes MAVKVLIVEDNPVARSFLCRVVRESFSDGMEITEAGDLEGARRHLAKVEAEGGPGSGFKLILVDLELPDGNGMEFLGELANKPAVKIVTTLYSDDDHLFPALQRGADGYLLKEDRFEVLVEELQRIVRGQPPLSPAIARRLLSHFRPGSSGDSGPMGLNSGFGTLTSSASPSTRGVTLEPLPEWERLTPRENEVLTYLSKGFTIKEIANLMGIKWFTVNDHIKSIYKKLNVSSRAEAAVLASKQGLV; translated from the coding sequence ATGGCCGTCAAAGTACTTATCGTCGAAGACAACCCGGTAGCCCGGAGCTTCCTGTGCCGGGTCGTGCGCGAGAGTTTCAGCGACGGCATGGAGATCACCGAAGCCGGCGACCTCGAAGGCGCACGTCGCCATTTGGCCAAGGTCGAGGCCGAAGGTGGGCCGGGAAGCGGCTTCAAGCTCATCCTGGTCGACCTGGAGCTGCCCGACGGCAACGGCATGGAGTTCCTGGGAGAGCTGGCCAACAAGCCGGCGGTCAAGATCGTCACCACGCTCTATTCGGATGACGATCACCTCTTCCCCGCCCTGCAACGCGGTGCGGACGGCTACCTGCTGAAGGAAGACCGATTTGAAGTGCTGGTGGAGGAGCTGCAGCGCATCGTGCGCGGCCAGCCGCCGCTGTCACCGGCGATCGCGCGGCGCTTGCTGTCGCACTTCCGACCCGGATCCAGCGGGGATTCCGGTCCGATGGGTCTGAATTCCGGCTTTGGCACCCTCACCTCCAGCGCCTCGCCCAGCACGCGGGGCGTCACGCTGGAGCCGCTGCCCGAATGGGAACGGCTGACCCCTCGCGAGAACGAGGTGCTGACCTACCTCAGCAAGGGCTTCACCATCAAGGAAATCGCCAACCTGATGGGCATCAAGTGGTTCACGGTGAACGACCACATCAAGTCGATCTACAAGAAGCTGAATGTCTCCAGCCGGGCCGAAGCGGCCGTGCTGGCGAGCAAACAGGGCCTTGTCTGA
- the rlmD gene encoding 23S rRNA (uracil(1939)-C(5))-methyltransferase RlmD — MTDVSEWLKVESLDLEAQGVAHNSEGKVVFIEGALPGEEVQVSVGRKKNNWEQAALVAMRRESSQRVRPVCPHFGLHAGACGGCKMQHLHPAAQVAVKQRVLEDNLWHLGKVKAESLLRPIEGPATGYRYRARLSVRYVPKKGHVLVGFHERKSRYIADMEVCKVLPERVSAMLMPLRELVGSMEARDRLPQIELAIGDSAGVLVIALVLRHLEPLSEGDVGKLRAFGALHGVQWWLQPKGPETVHLLDKDGPELAYTLPEFGVVMPFKPTDFTQVNHHINTVLVGRALRLLGVQPGERVIDWFCGLGNFTLPLATQAREVLGIEGSEALVQRSRENAVRNQLDHKASFVARNLFEMTPQLLAADGESDRWLVDPPREGAFALVKALADLVQDPSLAPGWTPPRRIVYVSCNPATLARDAGLLVNVAGYRCTNAGAVNMFPHTAHVESIAVFER; from the coding sequence ATGACTGATGTATCGGAATGGCTGAAGGTCGAATCGCTGGACCTCGAAGCGCAGGGCGTCGCCCACAACAGCGAGGGCAAGGTGGTCTTCATCGAGGGCGCATTGCCCGGTGAGGAAGTGCAGGTCAGCGTCGGCCGCAAGAAGAACAACTGGGAGCAGGCCGCCTTGGTGGCCATGCGCCGTGAGAGTTCTCAGCGGGTGCGCCCGGTGTGCCCGCATTTCGGGCTGCATGCGGGCGCTTGCGGTGGCTGCAAGATGCAGCATCTGCATCCGGCGGCGCAGGTGGCCGTGAAGCAGCGGGTGCTGGAGGACAACCTCTGGCACCTGGGCAAGGTCAAGGCAGAAAGCCTGCTCCGCCCGATCGAAGGGCCGGCCACCGGTTATCGCTACCGCGCCCGCCTGTCGGTGCGCTATGTGCCGAAGAAGGGCCATGTGCTGGTCGGCTTCCATGAGCGCAAGAGCCGCTACATCGCCGACATGGAAGTCTGCAAGGTGCTGCCGGAGCGCGTCAGCGCGATGCTGATGCCGCTGCGGGAGCTCGTCGGCTCGATGGAAGCGCGTGATCGCCTGCCGCAAATCGAACTGGCGATTGGTGACAGCGCCGGCGTGCTGGTGATTGCCCTGGTGCTGCGTCACCTGGAGCCGCTGAGCGAGGGCGACGTCGGCAAGCTGCGGGCGTTCGGCGCCCTGCATGGCGTGCAGTGGTGGCTGCAGCCCAAGGGGCCGGAAACTGTTCATCTGCTGGACAAGGACGGCCCCGAGCTGGCCTACACCTTGCCGGAGTTCGGTGTCGTCATGCCGTTCAAGCCGACGGACTTCACCCAGGTGAACCACCACATCAACACGGTGCTGGTGGGGCGAGCACTTCGTCTGCTGGGCGTGCAGCCGGGGGAGCGGGTCATTGACTGGTTCTGCGGCCTGGGCAACTTCACGCTGCCGCTGGCCACGCAGGCGAGGGAGGTGCTCGGCATCGAAGGCAGCGAAGCGCTGGTCCAGCGTTCCCGCGAGAACGCCGTGCGCAATCAGCTCGACCACAAGGCATCGTTTGTCGCCCGCAACCTGTTCGAGATGACACCTCAACTGCTGGCCGCCGATGGCGAATCTGATCGCTGGCTGGTGGATCCGCCGCGCGAAGGCGCCTTCGCGCTGGTCAAGGCGCTGGCGGATCTGGTGCAGGATCCGTCGCTGGCACCGGGTTGGACGCCGCCCCGTCGCATCGTCTATGTCTCCTGCAATCCGGCCACGCTGGCGCGCGATGCGGGGTTGCTGGTCAACGTGGCGGGCTATCGCTGCACGAATGCCGGAGCGGTCAACATGTTCCCTCACACAGCGCACGTGGAATCGATCGCCGTCTTCGAGCGCTGA
- a CDS encoding SOS response-associated peptidase: MPHCRIAALSAAKRWASRASLPDAPGIGYARHWRAIGGLSAAHNRFMCNLYHMSPKDDFEIYVRRHIGKLWLPEVVDDRVGAGRVASPVVIKPTVGPFDTGFFLRAVVQGGRLGVKGEWGQWGLIRPGAPSRRDMVQPKAVPGKKTPAPRPRSTNNARAETVATLPTFREAWRSGRRCLIPASWYQEPNWETGRNRWWQLRRADGLPWMLAGLWNEWIDPVTGELVPSYTLLTCNCDDHPLLRRLHRPDPKLPPQAQDKRAVIHIEPQDWMAWMGGDEAHARALMHPPPAEFFDLSDAQATDALLRERVFASPDDLPDHLSDDGR; encoded by the coding sequence TTGCCGCATTGCCGCATTGCCGCGTTGTCAGCAGCGAAGCGTTGGGCCAGTCGAGCATCCCTCCCGGATGCCCCTGGAATCGGGTATGCGCGGCACTGGCGCGCGATTGGTGGCCTTTCCGCGGCTCACAATCGATTCATGTGCAACCTGTACCACATGAGCCCGAAGGACGACTTCGAGATCTACGTCCGCCGGCACATCGGCAAGCTGTGGCTGCCCGAAGTGGTGGATGACCGGGTCGGCGCTGGACGCGTCGCATCGCCGGTAGTGATCAAGCCGACGGTGGGGCCTTTCGATACCGGCTTCTTTCTCCGCGCGGTCGTGCAGGGCGGCCGTCTGGGGGTGAAAGGTGAATGGGGGCAATGGGGCTTGATCCGGCCGGGCGCGCCGTCTCGACGCGACATGGTCCAGCCGAAGGCTGTCCCCGGAAAGAAGACGCCGGCCCCGCGCCCGCGCAGCACCAACAACGCACGCGCCGAAACCGTCGCCACGTTGCCGACGTTTCGGGAGGCCTGGCGCAGCGGGCGACGGTGCCTGATTCCGGCCAGTTGGTACCAGGAGCCGAATTGGGAGACAGGGCGCAACCGCTGGTGGCAACTGCGTCGTGCCGACGGGCTGCCGTGGATGCTGGCCGGCCTCTGGAACGAATGGATCGACCCGGTCACCGGCGAGCTCGTTCCCAGCTACACCCTGCTGACCTGCAATTGCGACGACCATCCGCTGCTGCGGCGTCTGCATCGACCTGACCCCAAGCTGCCCCCGCAGGCGCAGGACAAGCGCGCCGTGATCCACATCGAGCCCCAGGATTGGATGGCTTGGATGGGCGGCGACGAGGCCCATGCGCGCGCGCTGATGCACCCGCCGCCGGCCGAGTTCTTCGACCTTTCTGATGCGCAGGCCACGGATGCTCTGCTTCGCGAGCGCGTGTTTGCGTCGCCCGATGACCTTCCCGATCACCTTTCCGATGACGGCCGATAA
- a CDS encoding peptidoglycan DD-metalloendopeptidase family protein — protein MQQLLRLPLLWSSVLAMALVGCAGPAHRAPVEERSVGGRPAPVVSTTPPPSPAAELPKPLPGAENAGKPGYYSVKPGDTLIRIALDNGQSWRDVARWNGMDNPNLIEVGQVLRVVPPGVDPTAVTTRPLTSTKVEARPLDGKAPIASGTPASGASAPAVTAAPASTPAPATVPALPRDDDDITWGWPASGSVIAGFDEVRNKGLAFSGKPGDPVFAAADGRVMYAGAGLRGYGNMIIIKHSTNYLTAYAHNQTLLVKEDQVVRKGQKIAEMGSTDADQTKLHFEVRKQGKPIDPAKLLPAR, from the coding sequence ATGCAACAACTTCTTCGTCTTCCGCTGCTTTGGTCTTCCGTGCTGGCAATGGCCCTGGTGGGTTGCGCCGGTCCGGCGCATCGCGCACCGGTCGAGGAACGCAGCGTCGGCGGCCGGCCGGCCCCCGTCGTTTCGACGACCCCGCCGCCCAGCCCCGCCGCTGAGCTGCCCAAGCCGCTGCCCGGCGCGGAGAATGCGGGCAAGCCCGGCTACTACAGCGTCAAGCCAGGAGACACGCTCATCCGCATCGCCCTGGACAACGGCCAGAGCTGGCGGGATGTCGCCCGTTGGAACGGGATGGACAATCCCAACCTCATCGAAGTGGGTCAGGTGTTGCGGGTGGTGCCGCCCGGTGTGGATCCCACCGCGGTCACCACACGTCCGCTGACCTCGACCAAGGTCGAAGCCCGTCCGCTGGATGGCAAGGCCCCCATCGCCTCGGGCACGCCCGCCAGCGGCGCTTCCGCGCCCGCGGTGACGGCGGCCCCGGCCAGCACCCCGGCGCCGGCCACGGTGCCGGCCCTGCCGCGTGACGACGACGACATCACCTGGGGCTGGCCCGCGTCCGGTTCGGTGATTGCGGGCTTCGACGAAGTCCGTAACAAAGGCCTGGCGTTCTCGGGCAAGCCCGGTGATCCGGTGTTTGCTGCGGCCGATGGCCGCGTGATGTACGCGGGTGCGGGCTTGCGCGGATACGGCAACATGATCATCATCAAGCACAGCACGAACTATCTGACGGCTTACGCGCATAACCAGACCCTCCTGGTGAAGGAGGACCAAGTGGTGCGCAAGGGCCAGAAGATTGCTGAGATGGGTTCTACCGACGCGGATCAGACCAAACTGCACTTTGAGGTGCGGAAGCAGGGCAAGCCGATCGACCCTGCGAAACTGCTGCCCGCGCGTTAG
- the rpoS gene encoding RNA polymerase sigma factor RpoS codes for MNQRAASMNGHDLPDGRDPGPGRFVIPPGLAARSLSGEPAPAETELDAEAVTGSDVDDEAQALRSNGAKRDTAAGNALLAPADGDVGNALQAYLRDIRRTPLLTPQEEFETATRARAGDFEARQAMIEHNLRLVVSIAKNYLGRGLPMSDLIEEGNLGLMHAIGKFEPERGFRFSTYASWWIRQAVERALMHQARLVRLPVHIVRELNQVLKARRALEALAAERGGEGQVRAEDVAQALGRPVEEIAELLAYSELPSSLDSPVDRNGEGGESMVDLVADEQAMDPVGQRLSHELEDLLKNGLAALSEREREVLAGRYGLADREPETLDVLAVRLRLTRERIRQIQIEALAKLKRNMMRLGIDRDSIF; via the coding sequence ATGAACCAACGCGCCGCCTCGATGAACGGGCACGACCTGCCCGATGGCCGGGACCCCGGCCCCGGTCGTTTTGTCATCCCACCGGGCCTGGCGGCGCGTTCGCTGTCGGGTGAGCCCGCGCCGGCAGAGACCGAACTGGATGCCGAGGCGGTCACCGGGTCCGATGTCGACGACGAGGCCCAGGCGCTGCGCAGCAACGGCGCGAAACGTGACACGGCCGCCGGCAATGCCTTGCTGGCCCCGGCCGATGGCGATGTCGGCAATGCGCTGCAGGCCTACTTGCGCGACATCCGGCGCACCCCGCTGCTGACCCCTCAGGAAGAATTCGAGACCGCCACCCGCGCCCGGGCCGGCGACTTCGAGGCCCGCCAGGCCATGATCGAGCACAACCTCCGCCTGGTGGTGAGCATTGCCAAGAACTATCTCGGTCGCGGTCTGCCGATGAGCGACCTGATCGAAGAGGGCAACCTCGGGCTGATGCATGCCATCGGCAAATTCGAACCCGAGCGCGGCTTTCGCTTCTCGACCTACGCCAGCTGGTGGATCCGCCAGGCGGTGGAGCGGGCGCTGATGCATCAGGCGCGCCTGGTCCGGCTGCCCGTCCACATCGTCCGCGAACTCAACCAGGTCTTGAAGGCGCGTCGCGCGCTGGAGGCCCTGGCCGCCGAGCGTGGCGGCGAGGGTCAGGTCCGAGCCGAGGATGTGGCGCAGGCCCTGGGGCGGCCGGTGGAAGAGATCGCGGAGCTGCTGGCCTATTCGGAACTGCCCAGTTCGCTGGATTCACCGGTCGACCGCAATGGCGAGGGCGGTGAGTCGATGGTGGATCTGGTCGCCGACGAGCAGGCCATGGATCCCGTCGGCCAACGGCTCAGCCATGAGTTGGAGGATCTGTTGAAGAACGGCTTGGCCGCGCTCAGCGAACGCGAGCGCGAAGTACTCGCCGGGCGCTACGGCCTGGCGGACCGGGAGCCGGAAACCCTGGACGTTCTCGCCGTTCGACTTCGACTGACCCGGGAGCGCATCCGACAGATCCAGATCGAGGCCTTGGCCAAGCTCAAGCGCAACATGATGCGGCTGGGCATCGATCGCGATTCGATCTTCTGA
- a CDS encoding HU family DNA-binding protein, with protein MNKSELIEHIAKQADISKAAAGRALEAVIGGVKTTLKKNGSVSLVGFGTFSVSERAARSGRNPQTGDAIKIKAAKVPKFRPGKALKDAVNGGSKRGGEQGGASKR; from the coding sequence GTGAACAAGTCCGAATTGATCGAGCACATCGCCAAGCAGGCAGACATCTCCAAAGCCGCTGCCGGGCGTGCGCTGGAGGCTGTGATCGGCGGCGTGAAAACCACGCTCAAGAAAAACGGCTCCGTGTCGCTGGTGGGCTTCGGTACCTTCAGCGTCTCCGAGCGGGCGGCCCGCAGCGGACGCAATCCTCAGACGGGCGATGCGATCAAGATCAAGGCGGCGAAGGTGCCCAAGTTTCGTCCGGGCAAGGCCTTGAAGGATGCGGTCAACGGAGGATCGAAGCGCGGTGGTGAGCAGGGCGGCGCGTCAAAGCGTTGA
- a CDS encoding SurA N-terminal domain-containing protein yields the protein MFDFVRKHTRLFQFVLLILILPSFVLLGVEGYSRFLDGSNAAVAKVDGHNITQAEWDVAQRQQVDRMRAQMPTVDAKLFDSPEVRKNVLDNLVREKVLQAVVRNEHRTVTDEQLINLIRNDPQFAVLRGPDGKLNVALLAAQGMTADSFLARLRQDIQNNQVLAPITESALASQASANLAFDAFLQQRELQFQRFDAKDFTASLKPSDADLEAFYKDSKVSAAYQLQESAQIEYVMLDASALQAGLTVKPEDVRKFYDDKANQARFSLPEERRASHILIKAGDGMTADAKAKAKARAEALLAEAKKNPAGFAELARKNSEDEGSAARGGDLDFFGRGAMVKPFEDAAYALKQGEISELVQSDFGYHIIQLTAVRGGGVRPFESVRPEIEAELRKQDAQKRYAEMAEDFNNTVYEQSDSLRPVAEKFKLTVQKATVQRKPAADATGPLASAKLLDAVFSSDALNNKRNTPAVETGASQMVSARVVSHQAARVPALADVKDKVAAQWMRQHASEAAVKAGQQRLADLKKSGGVEGLGEAIVVSRAKPGNLPQKALVEVMRADVSKLPAYVGVDAGEGAYLVVRIGKLLPRDPAVVDAKRASDQYAQLWSAAEAQAYYGALKTQYKATVKPSALKAADAASAATN from the coding sequence ATGTTTGATTTCGTACGCAAGCACACCCGGCTGTTCCAGTTCGTGCTGTTGATCCTGATCCTGCCTTCCTTCGTGCTGCTGGGTGTCGAGGGTTACAGCCGTTTCCTGGACGGCAGCAATGCCGCCGTGGCGAAGGTCGATGGCCACAACATCACCCAGGCCGAATGGGATGTGGCCCAGCGTCAGCAGGTGGACCGCATGCGCGCCCAGATGCCGACGGTCGACGCCAAGCTGTTCGACTCGCCGGAAGTGCGCAAGAACGTGCTGGACAACCTGGTGCGCGAGAAGGTGCTGCAGGCGGTGGTCCGCAACGAGCATCGCACCGTCACCGATGAGCAGCTGATCAACCTGATTCGCAACGACCCGCAGTTCGCGGTGCTCCGGGGTCCGGACGGCAAGCTCAATGTCGCGCTGCTGGCGGCCCAGGGCATGACGGCCGACAGCTTCCTGGCCCGTCTGCGCCAGGACATCCAGAACAACCAGGTGCTGGCGCCGATCACCGAAAGCGCGCTGGCCTCGCAGGCCAGTGCCAATCTGGCCTTCGACGCCTTCCTCCAGCAGCGTGAGCTGCAGTTCCAGCGTTTCGACGCCAAGGACTTCACCGCCAGCCTGAAGCCCAGCGACGCCGACCTGGAAGCCTTCTACAAGGATTCGAAGGTCTCCGCCGCCTACCAGCTGCAGGAATCGGCCCAGATCGAGTACGTGATGCTGGACGCCAGCGCGCTGCAGGCCGGGCTGACCGTCAAGCCGGAAGATGTCCGCAAGTTCTATGACGACAAGGCCAACCAGGCGCGCTTCTCGCTGCCGGAAGAGCGTCGTGCCAGCCACATCCTGATCAAGGCCGGTGACGGCATGACGGCCGATGCCAAGGCCAAGGCCAAGGCACGCGCGGAGGCCCTGCTGGCGGAAGCCAAGAAGAATCCGGCCGGATTCGCGGAACTGGCTCGCAAGAACTCCGAAGACGAAGGCTCGGCCGCCCGCGGCGGCGACCTGGACTTCTTCGGTCGTGGCGCGATGGTCAAACCGTTCGAGGATGCTGCCTACGCGCTGAAGCAGGGTGAGATCAGCGAGTTGGTGCAGAGCGACTTCGGCTATCACATCATTCAACTGACCGCGGTGCGCGGCGGCGGCGTGCGCCCGTTCGAGTCGGTGCGCCCGGAGATTGAGGCCGAGCTGCGCAAGCAAGACGCCCAGAAGCGTTACGCCGAAATGGCTGAAGACTTCAACAACACCGTCTATGAGCAGAGCGACAGCCTGCGTCCGGTGGCTGAGAAGTTCAAGCTGACCGTCCAGAAGGCCACCGTGCAGCGCAAGCCGGCCGCTGACGCCACCGGGCCGCTGGCCTCGGCCAAGCTGCTGGACGCGGTGTTCAGCTCGGATGCGCTGAACAACAAGCGCAACACGCCGGCCGTCGAAACTGGCGCCAGCCAAATGGTGTCGGCCCGTGTGGTGTCGCACCAGGCAGCGCGTGTGCCGGCGCTGGCAGACGTCAAGGACAAGGTCGCGGCGCAATGGATGCGTCAGCATGCTTCGGAGGCGGCCGTGAAGGCCGGCCAGCAGCGCCTGGCCGATCTGAAGAAGAGCGGTGGCGTCGAGGGATTGGGTGAGGCGATCGTCGTGTCGCGTGCCAAGCCGGGCAACCTGCCGCAGAAGGCGCTGGTGGAAGTGATGCGCGCCGACGTGAGCAAGCTGCCGGCCTATGTCGGTGTGGATGCCGGTGAGGGCGCCTACCTGGTGGTGCGCATCGGCAAGCTGCTGCCGCGTGATCCGGCGGTGGTCGATGCCAAGCGGGCATCCGACCAATACGCCCAACTGTGGTCCGCGGCGGAAGCGCAGGCCTATTACGGCGCGCTGAAGACGCAATACAAAGCCACGGTGAAGCCGTCGGCATTGAAGGCGGCGGACGCGGCATCAGCTGCAACGAATTGA
- the surE gene encoding 5'/3'-nucleotidase SurE gives MRILIANDDGYLAPGLHALVAACEGLGQIEVIAPEQNASGTSNSLTLSRPLSVYTAANGFRYVNGTPSDCVHLALTGLLDYRPDLVLSGINNGANMGDDTLYSGTVAAATEGYLFGIPSIAFSQVEKGWSHLEAAAAMARQLVQQVIAGGLDQSFLLSVNIPNRSDAASLPRRVTRLGRRHASEATIQQRSPRGDMIYWIGPAGDAREAGEGTDFHATSNGMVSITPLQVDLTEHASLGNWRQRLQLDAGT, from the coding sequence ATGCGCATACTCATCGCCAATGACGACGGCTATCTGGCCCCCGGCCTGCATGCCCTGGTGGCCGCCTGCGAAGGGCTCGGCCAGATCGAAGTGATCGCGCCCGAGCAGAACGCCAGCGGCACGTCCAACTCCCTCACCCTGAGCCGACCGCTGTCGGTCTACACCGCCGCCAACGGCTTCAGGTATGTGAACGGCACGCCGTCGGACTGCGTCCATCTGGCGCTGACCGGCCTGTTGGATTACCGGCCCGATCTGGTGCTGTCCGGCATCAACAACGGCGCCAACATGGGCGACGACACGCTCTACTCCGGCACCGTGGCCGCCGCCACCGAGGGCTATCTGTTCGGCATCCCGTCGATCGCCTTCTCGCAAGTGGAAAAGGGCTGGTCCCATCTGGAGGCGGCGGCCGCGATGGCGCGTCAGTTGGTGCAGCAGGTGATTGCCGGCGGACTGGATCAATCCTTCCTGCTGAGCGTCAACATTCCGAACCGCTCGGATGCTGCCTCGCTGCCTCGGCGCGTGACCCGGCTGGGTCGACGGCATGCCAGCGAAGCCACCATCCAGCAGCGCAGCCCGCGCGGCGACATGATCTACTGGATCGGACCTGCCGGGGATGCGCGCGAAGCCGGCGAGGGCACGGACTTCCACGCCACGTCCAACGGCATGGTGTCGATCACGCCGTTGCAGGTCGACCTGACCGAGCATGCGTCACTCGGCAACTGGCGCCAACGTCTCCAGCTCGACGCCGGCACATGA